A genomic segment from bacterium encodes:
- a CDS encoding PilN domain-containing protein: MHVDLARREAALARAADAAAAAALPNVPPAEARARLGEASELRRRVGTPSHSVLEVLRDLSSRVPAALALDLDEVGIDGETVRMHGRCAAFDAVDALRRALAASPFVREVIAEETRSTVDGRGVEFRLRIERWAGGAPS; encoded by the coding sequence GTGCACGTCGACCTCGCCCGCCGCGAGGCGGCGCTCGCGCGCGCGGCCGACGCCGCCGCCGCCGCGGCCCTGCCCAACGTGCCGCCGGCCGAGGCGCGCGCGCGGCTCGGCGAGGCGTCCGAGCTGCGACGCCGCGTCGGCACGCCGTCGCACTCCGTGCTGGAGGTGCTGCGCGACCTCAGCAGCCGCGTGCCCGCGGCGTTGGCGCTCGATCTCGACGAGGTCGGCATCGACGGCGAGACCGTGCGCATGCACGGCCGCTGCGCCGCGTTCGACGCCGTCGACGCGCTCCGCCGCGCGCTCGCGGCGTCGCCGTTCGTGCGCGAGGTGATCGCGGAGGAGACGCGCAGCACCGTCGACGGCCGGGGCGTGGAGTTCCGGCTGCGCATCGAGCGCTGGGCGGGAGGGGCACCGTCGTGA
- a CDS encoding prepilin-type N-terminal cleavage/methylation domain-containing protein — MRHARPSPRRAGFTLLELSLALAATAALLLLAASAVREADAARARTAARTAALAQTEDALQALRDDLAACVVEALAVSGAAPATTFCLALREPVPAVVTWGPRTARWCAGHASAGAAAPREPDVRPAGVVTGCGLAARAPTVGRLTAPAPFAPSRRVEVQLFSASGAPLAVHVRLRDDRADDGAAPGDRPRPGPTRCASRAPSARSAAAAAARRRAARGGADDGDAIPAALAAERPAAVHVALLRPSV, encoded by the coding sequence ATGAGACACGCGCGCCCCAGCCCCCGCCGCGCCGGCTTCACGCTGCTCGAGCTGTCGCTCGCCCTCGCCGCCACCGCGGCCTTGCTCCTGCTCGCGGCGAGCGCCGTGCGCGAGGCCGACGCCGCGCGGGCCCGCACGGCCGCGCGCACGGCGGCGCTGGCGCAGACCGAGGACGCCCTCCAGGCGCTGCGCGACGACCTCGCCGCCTGCGTCGTCGAAGCCCTTGCCGTGTCGGGCGCGGCGCCGGCGACGACCTTTTGCCTCGCGCTGCGCGAGCCGGTGCCGGCGGTGGTCACCTGGGGCCCGAGGACGGCGCGCTGGTGCGCCGGGCACGCGTCGGCCGGGGCGGCGGCGCCGCGGGAGCCCGACGTGCGGCCTGCAGGCGTCGTGACGGGCTGCGGGCTAGCTGCGCGGGCGCCGACGGTTGGGCGCCTGACTGCACCGGCGCCGTTCGCGCCGTCGCGTCGTGTCGAGGTCCAGCTTTTCTCGGCGAGCGGCGCGCCGCTCGCGGTCCACGTGCGCCTGCGGGACGACAGGGCTGACGATGGCGCGGCGCCTGGAGATCGGCCTCGACCTGGCCCCACGCGCTGCGCATCGCGCGCGCCGAGCGCACGCTCGGCGGCGGCTGCGGCCGCTCGGCGTCGAGCGGCACGCGGCGGTGCCGACGACGGCGACGCGATCCCCGCGGCGCTGGCCGCCGAGCGACCCGCGGCGGTGCACGTCGCCCTTTTGCGCCCCAGCGTGTGA
- a CDS encoding prepilin-type N-terminal cleavage/methylation domain-containing protein: MCPRSRARSRGFGLVEVLVACLVLAAGVTAAQRLVAARVDGLAHDAARLRAARAAEGVLTAAALATPGPGTHPGSVQGLRAETEIAGTPHPALRLVRVRVWPDDGGEPVELVEVMRVPPG; encoded by the coding sequence ATGTGCCCGAGATCGCGCGCCCGTAGCCGCGGCTTCGGCCTCGTCGAGGTGCTGGTCGCCTGCCTCGTGCTCGCCGCGGGGGTGACCGCGGCGCAGCGCCTCGTGGCGGCCCGCGTCGACGGGCTCGCGCACGACGCGGCGCGACTGCGGGCCGCGCGGGCCGCCGAGGGCGTCCTGACGGCGGCCGCGCTCGCGACGCCGGGCCCCGGGACCCATCCGGGCAGCGTCCAGGGGCTGCGTGCCGAGACCGAGATCGCCGGCACGCCGCACCCCGCCCTGCGCCTCGTCCGCGTGCGCGTCTGGCCCGACGACGGCGGCGAGCCGGTCGAGCTCGTGGAGGTGATGCGTGTCCCGCCCGGCTGA
- a CDS encoding SDR family oxidoreductase, translated as MSLTGRIAVVTGAGSGLGRAGALALAAAGARVAVSDLRPDATEETAAAIRAAGGEAIAIPADAGDRAQAKRLVDETVARFGGLDVLYNNAGVAPVGRDGFVPAIDEDDWDWVIRTNLTSVYLCCKYAIPAMAGRPGAAIVNTASSMAVQPLGMMDAYAASKAGVAGLTRSLAPACGQLGIRVNAICPGYVDTPMNALIFGDETFKAAFARDHATGLQSVDEIADVVVFLASDAARSFTGAVLTCDRGWTAFKRPAALGTM; from the coding sequence ATGTCGCTCACCGGTCGCATCGCCGTCGTCACCGGAGCCGGCTCGGGCCTCGGCCGTGCCGGCGCCCTCGCGCTCGCCGCCGCCGGCGCCCGCGTCGCGGTGAGCGATCTCCGCCCCGACGCGACCGAGGAGACCGCGGCCGCCATCCGCGCCGCGGGCGGCGAGGCGATCGCGATTCCCGCCGACGCCGGCGATCGCGCCCAGGCGAAGCGGCTGGTCGACGAGACCGTGGCCCGCTTCGGCGGTCTCGACGTCCTCTACAACAACGCCGGCGTCGCGCCGGTCGGCCGCGACGGCTTCGTCCCCGCCATCGACGAGGACGACTGGGACTGGGTGATCCGCACGAACCTCACGAGCGTCTACCTGTGCTGCAAGTACGCCATCCCGGCCATGGCGGGGCGGCCGGGCGCCGCGATCGTCAACACGGCCTCGTCGATGGCGGTGCAGCCGCTCGGCATGATGGACGCCTACGCCGCTTCGAAGGCGGGCGTCGCCGGGCTCACGCGCTCGCTGGCGCCCGCCTGCGGCCAGCTCGGCATCCGCGTGAACGCGATCTGCCCGGGCTACGTCGACACGCCGATGAACGCGCTCATCTTCGGCGACGAGACGTTCAAGGCGGCCTTCGCCCGCGACCACGCGACCGGGCTGCAGAGCGTCGACGAGATCGCGGACGTGGTGGTCTTCCTCGCGTCCGACGCGGCCCGCAGCTTCACGGGAGCGGTGCTGACGTGCGATCGCGGCTGGACGGCGTTCAAGCGCCCCGCGGCGCTCGGCACGATGTGA
- a CDS encoding gamma-glutamyl-gamma-aminobutyrate hydrolase family protein (Members of this family of hydrolases with an active site Cys residue belong to MEROPS family C26.), protein MARRGEDGDASGEGTSWLVLRNAPAEGLGLLANAMRDYGVHHRTLDPPRGDALPKDLRGIGGLIVLGGPQAAYDVDKHPWLAAEAALIERAATAGRPVLGVCLGAQLIAQVLGGRVFAGERREVGWLPITLTADGQDDPLLAGAPTQLTVFHLHGDTYELPPDGVNLATSAAYEQQAFRWGDLVYGFQFHLEFTEAIIGRLATEPDSQRYIADAGADAKQLVAEAPKRVAALTEVAEQVFGRFFQQCGL, encoded by the coding sequence ATGGCTCGGCGGGGTGAGGACGGGGATGCCTCTGGGGAGGGAACGTCCTGGCTCGTGCTGCGGAACGCGCCGGCCGAGGGTCTCGGGCTCCTCGCGAACGCCATGCGCGATTACGGGGTGCATCATCGCACGCTCGATCCGCCGCGCGGCGACGCGCTCCCGAAGGACCTGCGCGGGATCGGCGGCTTGATCGTCCTCGGCGGTCCGCAGGCCGCGTACGACGTCGACAAGCACCCCTGGCTCGCCGCCGAGGCCGCGCTGATCGAGCGCGCCGCCACCGCCGGACGTCCCGTGCTCGGCGTGTGCCTCGGCGCGCAGCTGATCGCCCAGGTGCTCGGCGGACGCGTCTTCGCCGGCGAGCGGCGCGAGGTCGGCTGGCTGCCGATCACGCTCACCGCCGACGGCCAGGACGACCCGCTCCTCGCCGGCGCGCCCACGCAGCTCACCGTCTTCCACCTCCACGGCGACACCTACGAGCTCCCGCCCGACGGCGTGAACCTGGCGACGTCGGCCGCCTACGAGCAGCAGGCGTTCCGCTGGGGCGACCTCGTCTACGGCTTCCAGTTCCACCTCGAGTTCACCGAGGCGATCATCGGCCGCCTCGCGACCGAGCCCGACTCGCAGCGCTACATCGCGGACGCCGGCGCCGACGCGAAGCAGCTCGTCGCCGAAGCGCCGAAGCGCGTGGCGGCGCTGACCGAAGTCGCCGAGCAGGTCTTCGGACGCTTCTTTCAGCAGTGCGGGCTCTGA
- a CDS encoding general secretion pathway protein GspK produces the protein MSRPAERGAALVAVTAALAALVVVALGVLAGTLRAERRTRAALATLQADALARSAAATAAALLADWTALDQPDDVHAPWAQPIAPQELGGGRVEVIVEDEARRLDLGTAEPDALPRLLEALALDRALADAIADWTDPDDRPRPYGAERAAYRDGTPPPNAPLRSVGELGLVRGVDARTLARLRPFVTVAGEAGVNPNTAPREVLLAWLGDAARADEILARRATVPIACDDLPRCTTRARNFALAITVRVGSVRRRVDATVWAAAGRADVVAWRLVPPPA, from the coding sequence GTGTCCCGCCCGGCTGAGCGCGGCGCCGCGCTGGTCGCCGTCACGGCGGCGCTCGCGGCGCTGGTCGTGGTCGCGCTCGGCGTCCTCGCCGGCACGCTGCGCGCCGAGCGCCGCACGCGTGCCGCGCTGGCGACGCTCCAGGCCGACGCCCTCGCGCGCTCGGCCGCCGCCACCGCCGCCGCCCTGCTCGCGGACTGGACGGCGCTCGACCAGCCCGACGACGTCCACGCGCCGTGGGCGCAGCCGATCGCGCCGCAGGAACTCGGCGGCGGCCGCGTCGAGGTCATCGTCGAGGACGAGGCCCGCCGCCTCGATCTCGGCACCGCCGAACCCGACGCCCTGCCCCGCCTGCTCGAGGCCCTGGCGCTCGACCGCGCGCTCGCCGACGCGATCGCCGACTGGACCGATCCCGACGACCGCCCGCGCCCGTACGGCGCGGAGCGCGCAGCCTACCGCGACGGCACGCCGCCGCCGAACGCCCCGCTCCGCAGCGTCGGCGAGCTCGGGCTCGTGCGCGGCGTCGACGCGCGCACGCTGGCGCGCCTGCGGCCGTTCGTCACCGTCGCCGGCGAGGCCGGCGTCAACCCGAACACGGCCCCGCGCGAGGTGCTGCTCGCCTGGCTCGGCGACGCCGCCCGCGCCGACGAGATCCTCGCCCGCCGCGCGACCGTGCCGATCGCCTGCGACGATCTCCCCCGCTGCACGACGCGCGCGCGCAACTTCGCGCTCGCGATCACCGTGCGCGTCGGCTCCGTCCGCCGCCGCGTCGACGCCACGGTGTGGGCCGCGGCGGGACGTGCCGACGTGGTGGCCTGGCGGCTGGTGCCGCCGCCGGCGTAG
- a CDS encoding patatin-like phospholipase family protein, with protein sequence MVGGLYELGALIALDGLFQDFGARDFDLYVGTSAGALVSALVANDVSPLRIRETLEGDPSTLPRLSGSRFLSIPWASHLGTLPRLAAALPGVARDLWNNWRDVLVLDTLAGLVRHLPAGIFCLDGLEAYVREMLTRDGRSDDFRRLRRRLLIPATVLDTGAIHVFGGTRTERTPISRAVAASAAIPIVFEPVRIDGVDYVDGAVTKTAHAGLAIERGARLVVLVNPLRPLIMGDVAGGIREGGPLTIASQSFRIALQRRLREGLKRHAWEHPDADVVLFEPYEADLDLFDVPLMTYGLRQEVVRRGYRTTVKTVLNDYDRYRAIFGRHGVALAPRAEIEHRAHRWSTAARKVA encoded by the coding sequence GTGGTCGGCGGCCTCTACGAGCTCGGGGCCCTCATCGCCCTCGACGGCCTCTTCCAGGACTTCGGCGCCCGCGACTTCGACCTCTACGTGGGCACCAGCGCCGGCGCCCTGGTCTCGGCCCTGGTGGCCAACGACGTCTCCCCCCTGCGCATCCGCGAGACCCTGGAGGGCGACCCCAGCACGCTGCCGCGCCTGTCGGGCTCGCGCTTCCTGTCGATCCCCTGGGCGAGCCACCTCGGCACCCTCCCCCGCCTCGCCGCGGCGCTCCCCGGCGTCGCCCGCGACCTGTGGAACAACTGGCGTGACGTCCTCGTGCTCGACACCCTGGCCGGCCTCGTCCGGCACCTCCCGGCCGGCATCTTCTGCCTGGACGGCCTCGAGGCCTACGTGCGCGAGATGCTCACCCGCGACGGCCGCTCCGACGACTTCCGCCGCCTCCGCCGGCGCCTCCTCATCCCGGCCACCGTGCTCGACACCGGCGCCATCCACGTCTTCGGCGGCACGCGTACCGAGCGCACGCCGATCTCACGCGCGGTCGCGGCGTCAGCGGCGATCCCGATCGTCTTCGAGCCGGTGCGCATCGACGGGGTCGACTACGTCGACGGCGCGGTCACGAAGACCGCGCACGCCGGCCTCGCCATCGAGCGCGGCGCACGGCTCGTCGTGCTGGTGAACCCGCTGCGGCCGCTCATCATGGGCGACGTCGCCGGCGGCATCCGCGAGGGCGGCCCGCTCACCATCGCCAGCCAGTCGTTCCGCATCGCGCTCCAGCGCCGCCTGCGCGAGGGCCTGAAGCGTCACGCCTGGGAGCACCCCGACGCCGACGTCGTGCTCTTCGAGCCCTACGAGGCCGACCTCGACCTCTTCGACGTGCCGCTCATGACCTACGGCCTGCGCCAGGAGGTCGTGCGCCGCGGCTACCGCACCACGGTGAAGACCGTCCTCAACGACTACGACCGCTACCGGGCGATCTTCGGCCGGCACGGCGTGGCCCTGGCGCCCCGCGCCGAGATCGAGCACCGCGCGCATCGCTGGAGCACCGCGGCCCGCAAGGTCGCGTAG
- the gspD gene encoding type II secretion system secretin GspD codes for MSRRLPVLLLGALQLAVPAVARGADEATVALNFQDVELPVLARFVSEVTGRNFIVDDRVRGKVTIISPTRITPEEAYLVFQSVLQVKGFTTVPSGGFTKIVPADTARESAVPIGRGRGDEFVTRILVPRQAEVATLVPVLQPLVSKEGVLTAYPDTNRIVVVDGAANVERLAALMDELDGPAGSRHVETASLRHAPAADMADRLRDALVAEGSGATLRVVPDPRTNSLLLVGPPSEVRRARTLVARLDVATPAVASQLHVYRLKYAQADALVRVLSQLLGLPAPPPEPEKARGSLLSRSRSKEIVVPYGYDAGLGEPPLQPPPARAEPVSAGHAGAVPLEAPVRLTADPATNALIVSATSADWQTLRRVVAELDVRRRQVFVEAIIVETTADKLRALGVELQGAASTGAGVGIGQVNLSALGTAVQDPTSLPGLILAAASSQTVRLPNGKEVPAYTALLTALQTDSEINVLSAPNMVTTDNEEAEIVVGRNVPFVASRATSASNLSNLFTTIERHDVGITLRLTPQITADDYVRMTLFEEVSDIDPVPDPAVGDPNLVGPTTTVRSASTVVGARHAQTVVIGGLLADTIRLRDRGVPFMQDIPVLGALFRREERTRVKTNLLVFLTPHVLATDAQLTEHARAQRERMPRLLRDGSIMRGPTWDDPPPPDAGDWPDDTPPTEAP; via the coding sequence ATGAGCCGCCGCCTCCCGGTCCTGCTCCTCGGCGCGCTGCAGCTCGCCGTTCCGGCCGTCGCCCGCGGCGCCGACGAGGCCACCGTCGCGCTCAACTTCCAGGACGTCGAGCTGCCCGTGCTGGCGCGCTTCGTGAGCGAGGTCACCGGCCGCAACTTCATCGTCGACGACCGCGTGCGCGGCAAGGTGACGATCATCTCGCCGACCCGCATCACGCCCGAGGAGGCCTACCTCGTCTTCCAGTCGGTCCTCCAGGTGAAAGGCTTCACGACCGTGCCGAGCGGCGGCTTCACGAAGATCGTGCCGGCGGATACGGCGCGCGAGAGCGCCGTGCCGATCGGCCGCGGCCGCGGCGACGAGTTCGTCACCCGCATCCTCGTGCCGCGCCAGGCCGAGGTCGCGACGCTGGTCCCGGTCCTCCAGCCGCTGGTGTCGAAGGAGGGCGTGCTCACCGCCTATCCCGACACGAACCGCATCGTCGTGGTCGACGGCGCCGCCAACGTCGAGCGCCTCGCCGCGCTCATGGACGAGCTCGACGGGCCGGCGGGCAGCCGCCACGTCGAGACCGCGTCGCTGCGCCACGCGCCCGCCGCCGACATGGCCGACCGGCTGCGCGACGCCCTCGTCGCCGAAGGCAGCGGTGCGACCTTGCGGGTGGTGCCCGACCCGCGCACGAACTCGCTGCTCCTCGTCGGCCCTCCGTCCGAGGTGCGGCGCGCCCGCACGCTGGTGGCGCGGCTCGACGTCGCGACCCCGGCGGTCGCCTCGCAGCTGCACGTCTACCGCCTCAAGTACGCCCAGGCCGACGCGCTCGTGCGCGTGCTCTCGCAGCTCCTCGGCCTGCCCGCACCGCCGCCCGAGCCCGAGAAGGCGCGCGGCAGCCTGCTCTCCCGCAGCCGCTCGAAGGAGATCGTCGTGCCCTACGGCTACGACGCCGGCCTCGGCGAGCCGCCGCTGCAGCCGCCGCCGGCGCGGGCCGAGCCGGTCAGCGCCGGGCACGCCGGCGCCGTCCCGCTCGAAGCGCCGGTGCGGCTCACTGCCGATCCGGCGACCAACGCCCTCATCGTGAGCGCCACCTCGGCCGACTGGCAGACGCTGCGCCGCGTGGTCGCCGAGCTCGACGTGCGCCGCCGCCAGGTCTTCGTCGAGGCGATCATCGTCGAGACCACGGCCGACAAGCTGCGCGCGCTCGGCGTCGAGCTCCAGGGCGCGGCGTCGACCGGGGCGGGCGTCGGCATCGGGCAGGTGAACCTCTCCGCGCTCGGCACCGCGGTGCAGGACCCGACCTCGCTGCCGGGCCTGATCCTCGCCGCCGCCAGCAGCCAGACCGTGCGCCTGCCGAACGGCAAGGAGGTGCCGGCGTACACGGCGCTGCTCACGGCCCTGCAGACCGATAGCGAGATCAACGTGCTGTCGGCGCCCAACATGGTGACGACCGACAACGAGGAGGCCGAGATCGTCGTCGGCCGCAACGTCCCGTTCGTCGCCAGCCGCGCGACCAGCGCCTCGAACCTCTCGAACCTCTTCACCACGATCGAGCGCCACGACGTCGGCATCACGCTGCGGCTGACGCCGCAGATCACCGCCGACGACTACGTGCGCATGACGCTGTTCGAGGAGGTGTCGGACATCGACCCCGTCCCCGATCCCGCCGTCGGCGACCCGAACCTCGTCGGCCCGACCACCACCGTGCGCTCGGCGAGCACCGTCGTCGGCGCGCGTCACGCGCAGACGGTGGTCATCGGCGGGCTCCTCGCCGACACCATCCGGCTGCGCGACCGCGGCGTGCCGTTCATGCAGGACATCCCCGTCCTGGGCGCCCTCTTCCGCCGCGAGGAGCGCACGCGCGTGAAGACGAACCTCCTCGTCTTCCTGACCCCGCACGTGCTCGCCACCGACGCCCAGCTCACCGAGCACGCCCGCGCGCAACGCGAGCGTATGCCGCGCCTGCTGCGCGACGGCTCGATCATGCGCGGCCCGACCTGGGACGACCCGCCGCCGCCCGACGCGGGCGACTGGCCCGACGACACCCCGCCCACCGAGGCGCCATGA
- the tadA gene encoding Flp pilus assembly complex ATPase component TadA: MQWARRHLVLPLADEPDAVRVAIADPGSALAALDDLRFVFGRPVRIQRMAADALRAAIDRAYDDAAGAAASDAALGERLELPEAPLEDVPDLLEAGDDAPAIRFVNAVLCEAVRAGASDVHVEPSERRVGVRFRIDGVLHDVVEAPLALHGAVVARTKIMAGLDIAERRLPQDGRIAVRVGGRDVDVRVSVVPTTGGERLVLRLLDRASIRRDLGALGLGAAALAGFETLLARSHGFVLVTGPTGSGKTTTLYAALARLAAGTRNVLTIEDPVEYRLAGIGQMEVRPRIGLDFAAGLRAILRQDPDVILVGEIRDRETMEIAIRAALTGHLVLATLHTSDAAGALTRLLDMGAEPYLVASAVTGVLAQRLVRVRCADCDGRGCGGCRGTGYRGRTGLYELLLPDDGLRARLLERADTATLRRHAGAAGLRTLDDDGRDKIAAGVTTAAEVRRVIEDGEVRG, encoded by the coding sequence ATGCAGTGGGCGCGCCGGCACCTCGTGCTGCCGCTCGCCGACGAGCCCGACGCCGTCCGCGTCGCGATCGCCGACCCGGGCTCGGCGCTGGCGGCGCTGGACGACCTGCGCTTCGTCTTCGGCCGCCCCGTCCGCATCCAGCGCATGGCCGCCGACGCCCTGCGCGCCGCCATCGACCGGGCCTACGACGACGCCGCCGGCGCGGCGGCGAGCGACGCCGCGCTCGGCGAGCGCCTGGAGCTGCCCGAGGCGCCGCTCGAGGACGTGCCCGACCTGCTCGAAGCCGGCGACGACGCGCCCGCGATCCGCTTCGTCAACGCCGTCCTCTGCGAGGCGGTGCGCGCCGGCGCCAGCGACGTCCACGTCGAGCCGTCGGAGCGGCGCGTGGGCGTGCGCTTCCGCATCGACGGCGTGCTGCACGACGTGGTCGAGGCGCCGCTCGCGCTGCACGGCGCGGTGGTCGCGCGGACCAAGATCATGGCCGGCCTCGACATCGCCGAGCGCCGCCTGCCGCAGGACGGCCGCATCGCCGTGCGCGTCGGCGGGCGCGACGTCGACGTGCGCGTCTCGGTCGTGCCCACCACCGGCGGCGAGCGCCTCGTCCTGCGCCTGCTCGACCGCGCCAGCATCCGCCGCGACCTCGGCGCGCTCGGGCTCGGCGCCGCCGCCCTCGCCGGCTTCGAGACCCTGCTCGCCCGCAGCCACGGCTTCGTCCTCGTCACCGGGCCCACCGGCAGCGGCAAGACGACGACCCTCTACGCCGCGCTCGCACGTCTCGCCGCCGGGACGCGCAACGTCCTCACGATCGAAGATCCGGTCGAGTACCGGCTCGCCGGCATCGGCCAGATGGAGGTGCGCCCGCGCATCGGCCTCGACTTCGCCGCCGGCCTGCGTGCGATCCTGCGGCAAGACCCCGATGTCATCCTGGTGGGCGAGATCCGCGACCGCGAGACGATGGAGATCGCGATCCGCGCCGCGCTGACCGGGCACCTCGTGCTCGCGACGCTGCACACCTCGGACGCCGCCGGCGCCCTCACGCGCCTGCTCGACATGGGCGCCGAGCCCTACCTCGTCGCCTCGGCGGTGACCGGCGTGCTGGCGCAGCGTCTCGTGCGCGTACGCTGCGCCGACTGCGACGGCCGCGGCTGCGGCGGCTGTCGCGGCACCGGCTACCGCGGTCGCACCGGCCTCTACGAGCTGCTGCTCCCCGACGACGGCCTGCGCGCGCGTCTCCTCGAGCGCGCCGACACGGCGACCCTGCGCCGCCACGCGGGCGCCGCCGGCCTGCGCACGCTCGACGACGACGGCCGCGACAAGATCGCCGCCGGCGTCACCACCGCCGCCGAGGTGCGCCGGGTGATCGAGGACGGCGAGGTGCGCGGCTGA
- the corA gene encoding magnesium/cobalt transporter CorA: MAKDDTFVWVGLYEPSEEELRAVQAELGLHDLAVEDAHSAHQRPKLEEYGESLFVVLRTAQWDGTRRAVDKGETHLFIGRKYVVSVRHGKSPSYSSVRLRCQSNPHLLVHGTDFVLYAIMDFVVDHYFPVLDELEEEVEQLEKVIFGEKGRGDITRRIYRLKRQLIGLKRAVSPLVEVCNRLVRFDSRLVGDETRPYFRDVYDHVVRINETADGLRELLTGALEANLALVGIRQNEVMKALAAWAAILALPTMMAGIWGMNFDSMPELKVPWGYPLALASMLTGAGALFWNFRRIGWL; this comes from the coding sequence ATGGCGAAGGACGACACCTTCGTCTGGGTCGGGCTCTACGAGCCGAGCGAGGAGGAGCTGCGCGCGGTCCAGGCCGAGCTGGGGCTGCACGACCTGGCCGTCGAGGACGCCCACAGCGCCCACCAGCGGCCCAAGCTCGAGGAGTACGGCGAGTCGCTGTTCGTCGTCCTGCGTACGGCGCAGTGGGACGGGACGCGGCGCGCGGTCGACAAGGGCGAGACGCACCTCTTCATCGGGCGCAAGTACGTCGTCTCGGTGCGCCACGGGAAGTCGCCGTCGTACTCGTCGGTCCGGCTGCGCTGCCAGTCGAACCCGCACCTCCTCGTCCACGGCACGGACTTCGTCCTCTATGCGATCATGGACTTCGTCGTGGACCACTACTTCCCGGTCCTCGACGAGCTCGAGGAGGAGGTCGAGCAGCTCGAGAAGGTGATCTTCGGCGAGAAGGGCCGCGGCGACATCACCCGGCGCATCTACCGGCTGAAGCGCCAGCTGATCGGCCTCAAGCGGGCGGTGTCGCCCCTGGTCGAGGTCTGCAACCGGCTGGTGCGCTTCGACAGCCGCCTCGTCGGCGACGAGACGCGGCCGTACTTCCGCGACGTCTACGACCACGTGGTGCGGATCAACGAGACCGCGGACGGCCTGCGCGAGCTGCTGACGGGGGCGCTGGAGGCCAACCTCGCCCTCGTCGGCATCCGCCAGAACGAGGTCATGAAGGCGCTCGCCGCATGGGCCGCGATCCTCGCGCTGCCGACGATGATGGCCGGCATCTGGGGCATGAACTTCGACTCGATGCCGGAGCTGAAGGTGCCGTGGGGCTATCCGCTCGCGCTCGCGTCGATGCTCACCGGCGCCGGCGCGCTGTTCTGGAACTTCCGCCGCATCGGCTGGCTCTGA
- the gspN gene encoding type II secretion system protein GspN — MRWLRRFLIALVVFTVVLAVTFPTDTVIRWVLDRVIPPGTQVLTFSHARLRPWGIIFDDLVVRSPEGREVLAATYFRFRPSWLAFLHDPLGRPWHVSAEMCLGEIGGSFDLQNNVRTFDVDWKNVDLATCLPMFGQPLPLSGRTTGETRLVLPVTSPAEGDGELEIRHVTFEPPLPQFEDLPLRADRAGLRWTLKDQRLVVGDVGAEGPDLQLTAQGEMRLAQSFEQSTLRLRVTLTPQPGAPPRLLRLLENLPRGANGTRDFLIVGTLNVPEIARP; from the coding sequence ATGAGATGGCTGCGCCGCTTCCTGATCGCGCTGGTGGTCTTCACCGTCGTCCTGGCGGTCACCTTCCCGACCGACACGGTGATCCGCTGGGTGCTCGATCGGGTGATCCCGCCCGGCACCCAGGTCCTCACGTTCTCGCACGCGCGGCTGCGCCCGTGGGGCATCATCTTCGACGACCTCGTCGTGCGCTCGCCCGAGGGTCGCGAGGTGCTGGCGGCGACGTACTTCCGCTTCCGGCCGTCCTGGCTCGCCTTCCTGCACGACCCCCTCGGGCGCCCCTGGCACGTCAGCGCCGAGATGTGCCTCGGCGAGATCGGCGGCTCGTTCGACCTGCAGAACAACGTGCGCACGTTCGACGTCGACTGGAAGAACGTCGACCTCGCCACCTGCCTGCCGATGTTCGGCCAGCCGCTGCCGCTCTCGGGCCGCACCACCGGCGAGACACGCCTCGTCCTGCCGGTGACGAGCCCGGCGGAGGGCGACGGCGAGCTCGAGATACGGCACGTCACCTTCGAGCCGCCGCTGCCGCAGTTCGAGGACCTGCCGCTGCGCGCCGACCGCGCCGGGCTGCGCTGGACGCTGAAGGATCAGCGCCTCGTCGTCGGCGACGTCGGCGCCGAGGGCCCCGACCTCCAGCTGACGGCCCAGGGCGAGATGCGCCTGGCGCAGAGCTTCGAGCAGAGCACGCTGCGCCTCCGCGTCACGCTGACGCCGCAGCCCGGCGCGCCGCCGCGTCTCCTGCGCCTGCTCGAGAACCTGCCGCGCGGCGCGAACGGCACGCGCGACTTCCTCATCGTGGGGACGCTCAATGTGCCCGAGATCGCGCGCCCGTAG